A stretch of DNA from Halorubrum sp. BOL3-1:
GACTACGTGACGGTGCGGACCGCCTCCTCCGGCGACAACGGCGCGTCCACCGTCGAGGGGGGCCGCGGCGGGGAACTCAAACACGAGACCGAGTCCGCGAACCACTTCTGAACGCGCCGGGCCGACCCCGCTCCGCCCTCCACTTTTTCCCCTCTCTACAGCGACGTGAACGGGAGCGACGCGAGCGTGTCGGCGTCGTAGTCGAGCGCGTCCGCCTGCGAGACGCCCTCCGGCGTAATCAGGTCGACGACGCGCGGCGCGTTGTCGGCCGCGCCCTCGCGGGCGCCGCCGAAGACGAAGCCGCCGGCGTCGACTTGGACGTCGCGGAAGGCCCCGAAGTCCTCCGACCCGACGACCGGGAGGACCTCCCAGTCGACGAGGTCGGCGCCGCCGAGCGCGCTTTTCTGGACCGAAACGATCGCGATGCCGGACTCGAAGTCGGCGATCCGCTCCGGCGACCCGAGCCCGTTGCCCTCGGCGTCGACGACGCTCCCGCCGAACCCGCTCGCGGCGACCCGGTACTGCCAGTCGTCGTCGAACTCGGCCGTGACGGAGAGGTCGCCGAGTTCGGTCGACCGTCCTCCGTCGCCGTCCGGATCGCGGAGGTAGACGACGAAGTAGTGCGGCGAGAACGTCCCGCCGAACGCCGCGTAGAGGTTCTCGACCTCGAACGCGAACAGATACTCCGTCTCGTTCTCCAGCACGCGGAAGGAGCGCAGGTCGAAGGCGCCCTCCTCGAACGCGCCGTCGGTCGGGTAGACGTACTCGCCGGGTCCGTCGTCGTCGCCGGCGGGGTCGGTCAGCGCGGCGACGAGGTCGCCCGGCGCGACCGTCACCGTCTCGGCCGCGAGCGTCTCCCCGGTCTCGGGGTCGCGGACGGCGACGTCGAACTCGTCGATGGCCGAGATCCGATACCCCAGCGTCACCGTCTCGTCGGTCGCGTTCGGCGGGAGACGCACGTTGGCGACCGCGTCCACGTCGCCGTCGACGACGACCTCGACGTTCGTGCCGCCGACGAAGCCCGCACCGTTCGAGCCCGTCGCCGTGATGAACGGCTCGTTGAGGTCGGCCTCGCCGGCGATGTCGATCGATATCTCCTGTTCCGGCCGCTCGTACTCGGGAAGCGTCTTGATCTCGCGGCCCTGCCCCGGGCGCAGTCTGACCGCGGTCCCGCCGCTCGGCGCCAGCGACGCCAACAGGGTCGAACTCGGCGTGACGACCGCCTCGTCGATACGGACTCCGGTCGGATCGGCGTCGACGCCGGTCCCGACGGCGTCAGAGTAGATCTCCGCGACGTACTTCGGGCCGCTTCGACCGCTGTCGTCGCCGGGCCCGTTTCTGTTGCCGTTACCGCTGCCACGCCCGCTGCCGCGCCCGCTGCCGCGCCCGTTTCCGCTGTTGCCCTTCCCCGGTCCGTTTCCGCGGTTGCCGTCCCCGCGTCCGTCGCCGTTCCCCCGTCCCGGCGCGTCGCCGGAGTTTCCGGGGGAACCGCCCGACTTTCCGGGTGCGAGGAAGTCGAGGGGCACGTCGAACGCCCGGCCGTCGCCGTCGGTCATGGCGCCGACGTACCACTCGTCGCCGTGTCGGCGGGCGATCGCGAGGTACTCACCGATCGCGGAGCCGACGACGCGGGTCTCGTCCCAGCCCGCGGCCGGGACCGACTCGATGAACCCGAACGCCGGCTCGGCGTCGAAGTTCTCGTTTCCGGGTTCGTACCCCTCGTACTCGGCCGGGACCGGCGACGGTTCGCCGGACTCGGTGACCGCGACCGCGTTGAGGTTGAACCCGCCGACGTCGCCTTCGAACCCGTCGCCGCCCTCGGTGTAGTCGAGTTCGACCGCGACCTCGTTGTCGCCGGCGTCGAGTTCGACCTCGGTCGTGAACACCTGCCAGTCATCCCAGTAGTCGGTGAACGACGGCTCGATCGTCCGGGTCTCGCCGCCGACGCGGAGCATCGCCCGCGGCGTGCCGGCGTCGATCACGCGGCCGGCGTTCTCCTCGGCGTCGCTCGCGTACCGGAGGTGGAGGTCGTAGCTCCCGGCCGAGGCGACGTTCCGGACCGTGAACGCGACCGACGACCCGCTCGGGGCGCGGTTGGGGTCGACGGCGACGTAGTTGGTGCCGAACGCGTTCCGCCACGAGTCGTCGGTGACGAGGCCGTCGCGGTCGCCCGCGGCGGCCTGGAGCGCCTCGCCCACCTCGAACGCCTCGTCGACGTACCCCTCGATCCGGTCGGCCGCCATCTGGAGGCCGCTGAGATACGTCGGGTACATCGCGAGCTGCTTCGCCCGCGTCGTCTGGATCTGGTCGCCGCGGTCGTCGCCGAAGGTGATGTCGAAGATCCCCGGCTGGAAGCTCACCGGCCCGGCGAGGTTCCGCGTGAACGGGAGCGTGACGTGGTGGTCGCGGCCGACGTTCGAGCCGAGTTGGCCGAACCCGTCGTACTCTTGGGCCTTCACGACCTCGCGGTTCGCCACGTTCGGGTACGTTCGGACCTCGCCGGTCGGCTTGATCCCCTCGTGGATCTCCAGCTGCTGGCGGTTCGCGGCCGCCTCGCGGATCACCAGCCGGTGATGGTTCACCGCGAGCTGGTTGTGCTGGTTGTGGGTCGGGGAGGCGCCGTCGCCGTCGATGCCGAGTCCCGGGTCGGAGACGTAGCCGTTTTTGATCGAGTTGATCCCCGTCTCGTCGTAGCCCGCGAACACGTCCTCGTCGAGGATCGCTGACTCGTACTGGGGCAGATTCCCCGCGGTCTCGTTGTGGATCGTCATCTCGACCGGCTCAGGGAGACCGGCGCCGAAGTCGGTCACCTCGCTCACGTCGAAGTCGGGATAGGAGTCCTCGACGCCGAACCCGAACCCGGTGCCGTCGCCGGGATAGGTGTCCCATCCCTCGTTCCACCCCTCGACGAGGACGCTGTCGATCCCGTTCTCGCTCGCGAAGCGCATGTACCGCTTCATCCGCTCGGTACGGGCGCCGTGGACGTAGGCGGCCGGATTCCCCCCCTCGCCCGCGATCTCGTCGTCGGTCTTGTACTCCCAGTTCGCCTGCCCCGCGATCATCGTCCACCAGATGCCGACGTACTTGCGCGGCTCGATCCAGTCGGTGTCGGGTTCGCCTCCTGCTGCCGCCGGTAGCGCCTCCCCGTCGAGCGGGTCGGAGAGCAGCGGCACGAGCTGCGACTCGATCAGCTCGCCCGGTCGGTCGACGACCTGGATCGTCCGCCAGGGCGTCGCCGCCGGGAGTTCGAGGGAGGCCTTCGTGCCGTCGGGCAGCGGCGTGAGTTCGGTCGCGAACGCGGTCCCCCCGTCGTCCTCGCGCGGCGCGAGCGTCGCGGCCGCGTAGTCGTCGAGGTTCGCCTCGTGGACGCTGAGGTACGCGTCCCCGGCGTCGACCGTGAGCGGCGTGTGCGCCCCGGTCCGGACCGGCGTGTCCGTCGGCCGCGTCGTCCGCGTGCCCCCCGGGATCTCCGAGAGCGGCGTCTCGCTGTACTCCTGTTCGAACCGCGGGTTCGTCACCTCGTTGCGGATCCACCACGCGTCGTAGTCGCCCGCGAAGTCGACGCCGGTGTTCTCCGAGGCGATCACCGCCCGATCGGCGTTGCTCGCGAAGCCTCCACCGAGCACGACCCGCAGTCCGACCCCGTCGTCGAAGACGCGGACGTGGAGCTTCGCTCGGCGCCCGTCGCCGTCGGTCTCCCCGTCCGACAGCCCGACAGCGAGCGACCGGTAGTCGGCCGAGACCTCGTCGTACGCGCCCCAGACCGGCTCCCACTCCTCGGTCGCCGCCCGGCGGTCGGTCCCGGTGACCGTCACCGGTCCGTCGTCGCCGCCGGCGCTCGCGCCGAACGCCGGCTGGTTCCGAAAGTCGAACCCGACCGTCGACGGCCCGACGTACGTCTCCCCGTCCTTCGCGACCTCGTAGGTCGGCACCCCGTCGGCGACGTCGACGGTGACCGCGATCGACCCGTCGGGCGACTCCACCGTCTGGACCGCGTCGTCCGCGTCGTTGGCAACCTGTGCGGCGTCGGCCGACACGTCTCGCGAGTAGGCGGCCGCCGCCACCAGCGCCCCCACGCTCCCGAGGAATCCCCGCCGCGTCGCCCCGCCTAACGTTTGCTGTGATCGTTTCTCACGCATTCCGTCCACACCGTGTATGCGATGAACAATAATGCTATTGTAACGGATCGAAGTGATTGGATTTCGAAACGACTGACTCGGCGCGTCGCCGCGGGCGAACCGGGTCCCGGTTCGGGGCCCTTACAGCGCGTTCTCCAGCGCCGACGCGACGCTCCGCGCCTTCTCGGCCAGCGGCTCGGGCGTGTACCCCGCCGCGACCGACTCGGCCAAGACGTCGTCGTCGACGCGCTCGACGGTCCCGTCCGGCCGCTTCACCACGTCGACGTGGAGGTCCACGTAGCGGGCGGCGTCGGGGAACACCTCCACCGGCGTGCAGACGTTGACGTACGTCCCGCGGACGGTCCCGTCGCGCCCGCGGTAGGTGGTCGGGTACCACCACCGTCCCTCCTTCAGGCTCGTCTCGGCGACGTCGCCCGCCTCGCGGTCGACCCCCAGTCCGTCGTAGGTCCCGCCGCCGGTCATCTCGCGCTCGACGGTGACGCCGCCGTCCGCGTCGACCTCGGTGACCGTCCCCTCCCCGAGGGCGATCAGCCGGCCGTCGGGCTTCCCGTGGTCGATCCGGAGCGCGTCGCCCTCGCGCGGGCCGAACGCGTCGCTCACGACCGCGAACGGGAACTCGGCGTCGGGGGCGGGATCGCAGAGCGCCTCCGCGAGGTCGACCCCGGCCGAGGCGTCTGCCGACCCCGCCTTCACGCGGTGGTGGCCCGGCATCGTCGCGGTCGCAGTCCGGCGGGCGTCGTCGAGTCCGAACCGACTCTCGCGCCCGAACCAGACCCAGACGCCGGCGTCCGGCGCGGCGATCGGCGCGTCGCGGAGCCGGGAGCGGTCGTCGAGGAGACCCAGCCCCTCTCCGTCGGTCTCGTCGTCGCCCACGCTTCCGCTCCCCGCGGCCGCCTCGCGCAGGTTCCCGGCGGCGTCGACCGCCGCGTCGAGTCCGGCGGTCAGCGACTCCGTGTCGGCGTCGACGGCCGGCGGCCGCCACACCGCTCGCCAGCCCGCCGGCGGTTCGAGGTCGAGCAGGTCGAGCATCCCCGACAGCTCCCGCGCGGCCTCGTCGCTCCGCGCGTCGACCCGCGTCCCAGACCCCGGTTCGAGCGCGACGAGGTCGCCGCCGACCCGCAGTTCCCCCGACAGCTCGGGGCGGCGGTCGGTCCACGGCGCCGCCGACTCGCGCACCTGGACGCGGACCGAGTCGCCCGTCTCCACCCGGGCGTCGACGTCGCCGTACGGGAGATACCCCTCGGGGGTCCCCGCCGGCGCGCCCGTCGCTTCGTCTCCCTCGCCGGTTCGGAGCCGCACCACCGCGCCCCCGCCGAGCGTCTCCGTCACCTCGCCGTCGAGGACGGCCCCGGGCGGGGTCGGGTCCGGCCACGCGAGCGCGTCGCGGCCCGAGTCGGTCAGGATCTCGCGGACCGCGTCGACCGCGTCGGAGTCGCCGCTCGCGCCGACCCCCTGTCGGTTCGCGCTCGTCTCGATCCGGACGTCCGGCGGGTCGGCTCCGAACGCGGCGTCGAAGCGCCGGCGGATCGGCGGCGAGGCGTCGACCACCTCGTGGCCCGCATCGAGCAGGCGCGCGGTGAGCGCCGTCGAGTAGATGCCGCGGACGCGAACCCGTACCATCGTCACAGCGCCTCGCGGTCGCGCGCGAACCGCACCCGGTCGTTCACCGTGTCACCGAGCGCGAGTTCGACGAGGCTCGGCTCGTCGTCGGTCGACTCGCCTCCTTCCTCCGCCTCCCGAAGCACTCGCCCGCCCTCGACCGGGACGCCCCACCCGTCGAGCGAGAGGTAGCCTCGGAGGTCGGCGCCGTGCGTGTACAGGTCGACGTCGGCGGTCGGGTGTTCCTGAACGTCGGTCGCGCTGTGGGCGGTGTCCATGTCCGAGTAGACCGGCCCGTCGTCCACGAAGAAGTCGGTCAGCGCCTCGGCGTCCGCCGCGACCAACTCCGCGACGCGGTCCGAGACCGCGGCGATCTCGTCGGTCTCCAGCCCGGCCTCGCGGAGCGCGCGCTGGGTCCGCTGGTCGAAGTACATACCCGGCGTTCGGGTGCCGCGGTTTCAACTCTGTCGGCTCCGCTGAACTCCGCTTTTCGAATCTAATCACCTGTGAAACGGTCGGTCGATGGGATCTATTCATGAGACGGATATGTCGTGTCTGATGTTGGTGACGAGAATTGGACTGTTGCTGGTGCGGTGAACACTCTCGAAGCCCCAGCTGTGAGGCGCGCGCCACAGCACCGAATATCGCTGTTTCTCTCCCTGTATCGACCGACGGCGACTCAACCCCTATCACCGGAGCCGCTCCGTCGTCTCCGGGGGTCCACGGGACCCGTCCGATCGCCTCGCGTTCCCCAAGTCCGACCGTCCCGGCGCCAATCGGTTAAGTCACCGGGGGGTCTAACGGAATCCATGCCATCCGAGGAGGACCCGATCGCGTCCCGGGCTGACGACGACCGTGACCTCTACGACGTCGCGACGTGGGAGGAGCGGACCTCCTTCGACGGGCTGTCGGTCGCGCTGTACTGGCTGCTCACCCGCTCCGCGAAGGCCGGGATCGTCCTCGTCGCGCTCGTCGGTCTCCTCGCGATACTCGGCTCGTTCGGGATCGGACTGCTCTTCGACCCCGCGATCGCGGTCCTCCTCGGGCTCTCGGTGATCCCCGCGCTCGGACTGGCCGCGTACGTGTACGTCTCCGACGTCACGACCGCCGAGCCGCTGTCGCTGCTCGTGGCCACGTTCCTGCTGTCGATCCTGACCGCGACGTTCGCGGCGGTCCTCAACGGCCGGCTTCGGCCGTTCTTCGACCCGCTCGGCTTCCCGGGACTCGTGCTCTTCTTCTTCCTGATCGTGGGGCCGGTCGAGGAGTCGGTGAAACTGCTCGCGGTGCGGCTGTACGCGTACACCGACGCCCGGTTCGACGCCGTCATCGACGGGGCCGTCTACGGCGCCATCGCGGGTCTCGGGTTCGTCGTCATCGAGAACTTCGTGTACATCGCCCAGAACGTCGATATCGGGGAGCTGACGATCGGGGTCGCCGCGCTCGGCGCGGGCGACGGAATCGCCGCGCTCCGGGCGCTCGCGGGACCGGGCCACGTGATCTACTCGGGGTTCGCGGGCTACTACCTCGGGCTGGCCAAGTTCAACCCGGAGAACCGCGGCCCGATAATCGTCAAGGGGCTCGTCCTCGCGGCGGCGATCCACGCGCTGTACAACACCCTCGTCGGACCGGTGACGGGGATCGCCTCGGGGCTGTTCGGCGTCCCGCAGGTGCTCGCCCTGTTCGGGTTCGTCCTCGTCTTTCAGGGCGCGTTCGGCTACGTCCTCCTCCGGAAGGTCCGACGCTACCGCGACGCGTACATCGAGACGCGCGACGCGGTCGACCCCGACGTCGAGCCGGAGCTGACCGAGTTCGAACAGTAGCCCGCGGAACCCGGCTCTTCGACCGCCGTCAGGGCGGACTCTCGACCCGCGAGCGGTCGCCGGTCCCGCCCGTCAGCGCGCTCGCGAGGGCGCCCTTCACCACCACCTCGTCGCCCAGATCGGTGAGCCGCACCTCCGGGACGTTGATGAACACCATCTCCGGGAGCTTCTCGCGGATGGGGTCGAGGACGCGGTCGGGGTTGTTGAGCGCGACCGCGCCGCCGACGCTCACGACCAGCGGGGCGTACGCGTGAATAATGTTGGCGATTCCCATGGCGTTCCAGTGGGCGACCTGGTCGATCACGTGGTCGGCGAAGGTGTCCTCGCCCGCCGCCTCGAACACGTCGACCGCGGAGAAGTCGGGGTCCTCGACCGGGAGACACGTCCCGATCGGATCTTCCTCGTACAGTTCGCGAGCGTATCTCGGGATGTTGTTGCCCGAGCAGTACCCCTCCCAGTGGCCGTCGAGTCCGCAGCCGCAGGTCATGAAGCCGTGCGGGTCGACGGTCATGTGGCCGACCTCGCCGGCGTTGCCGTCCCATCCCGAGAGCACGTTGCCGTCGACGGCGACCCCGGCGCCGATCCCCGAGGAGATGGTGAGATACACCATGTCGTCGGGGTTGCGCTCGGAGTGGAACCGCTCGCCGATGACGCCCGCGATGGTGTCGTTGTGGAGGTACACCTCGTCGGTGTCGAGCAGCCGGCCGACCGGGCCGACGAGGGGGATCCGCTCGACGGTGTCCGGGAGGTTCGCGGGTCCCTGGACGACTCCCTCCGCTAGGTCGAGCGGGCCGATCGAACCGATCCCGGCCGCGACCGTCTCGCTCGGCGCGACTCCCGCGTCCGCACAGGCGTTCCGAACCACCTCCAAGACGGCCTCCGTGACGGCGATGCCGTTCGGTCCCCGCGGGGTGTCTCGCGACGCGGAGCCGAGGATCGCCGTGGTCTCGTCGCCGACGACTGCCCGGACGTTCGTCGCCCCGAGATCGACGCCCACGTAATACATCGGGTGTAAGCGCGGACCCGTCTCACTTAAGCGGGACGCTTCGCGCGGTCGAGCGCAGGTCAAGAATGGGATCGCCTCCGCGAAACCGTGTTACTCCGCGACGTCGCGGACGAACGTCACCGGGCACGGCGCCGACAGCATGACCTCCTGAGCGGTGCTGCCGAAGACGGCCTTCCCCGTCGGAGAGCGCTGTCGGCCGCCGACGACGACGCGGTCGGCTCCGAGGCTGTCGGCGGTCCCGACGACCTCGTCCGCGAGGTCACCGACCGCGCCTCTGACCGAGTACCGCACGCCCGCATCCGCGAGCGCCTTCGAGATCGCCCGGGTGGTCGCGTGTCGCTCCGCGACCGCGTCGGGCGTCGAGCCTTCGCCGTCCCGGTCGACGCCCAGCTTCTCCCGGATCCCGTCGAACTCCGTCTCGTCGAACACGTGGGTCAACACGACCCCGGCGTCCGCCGGCTCCGCGACCGCGATGATCTCGCTCGCGAGCCGTTCCGCGTGTTCCTCGTCCTCTGTGCCGACCGCCAGTACCACCGTTTCGATGCTCATACACGCCCTTCGTTCCTGCCTAACTTAAAAATGTCGGATTTTAACTCAAATCCGAATAAATATTTAGGCAATCGATCCTGGCAGTCTCGATGCCCCCGGAGCCGCGGCTTCCGGTCGAACGAGCGCGACGCTGTCGGACCCGAAGTCGTTCACGGTGACTACGTGACGGGCGTGACCGCCGGAGAAAACTCAGTAGTCGGGCGCTTCGTCCTCGACTTTGCGCTTCAGCGAGTCGCGACGGGACTTCGCGTCGCGACCGGTCGCCTCCAACAGGAACTCGTTTTTCGCGTCGACGGCGTCCGCGGCGGCGTCGGCGTCTCCCTCGGCGATGACCTCCTCGGCGGGCCGCTCCTCGAAGTGGACCGCCAGCTTGTCTTTCTTGCTCCCGTACTCGGCGGCGCCCGCGACGATCCGCTTGAACACCGGGTTGTCGGGATCACCGACGACGTACAGCTCGTGGCCGTCGTACTCCTCGGTGCCGGTGACCTCGCCGAAGTACTCCTCGATGGAACCTCTCAAGTCCGGCATCCGGTCGTCCAGATGCTCGCCGCGGCGCATCTTGTACTGCTTCATGCCGCGACCGTTCGACAGGCCGGCGTAAACCAGTTTCGTCACACCCGTTCGACGGGTTCGGCCGCCGACGCGGCCCTTTTATCCCGACTACCGGGGCCGTTCGTCGACGTATCCGCGCTTACACTCCGGACAGATGTCGCCCGCCCGCATGGAACTCCCGTCCGCGGCCCGGACCATGCCGCACTCGGGGCAGTAGTACTCCGTCGAGTCGTCCCCGCCCGCCGTCTCTAGGTCGGGACTCTCCCCGCGCGTGATCCCGGTTTCGCCCTCCCCGCCGGCGTCGAACGCGACGGCCTCCGCGTCGTCGGAGGCCTCGACGTACTCCGTCTCCGTCGACTCCCCGTCTCGCTCCTCGGCGGCCTCCGGGGTGAGTCCCCCGCCGAACTCGACGTCGGCCTCGCCGCCCTCACCGACCTCCGCGCTGAACCCCTCGTCTTCGCCCCCGTGTTCGGGCCAGGCGGTCCGCTCGTCGGCGTCGGCCTCGTCGACCGACGGCCACGCACCCCGATCCCGGTCCTCGTCTGACTCCCCGTCCTCGTCGAGAATAACGCCGTCGTCGCCCTCCGCGTCCGGGCCGTCGTTCGACGCGGATTCCGGTTCGATGTCGGTCGCGGCCGAGCCGCCGGATCCCGACCCCTCGCCGGCGTCCAGAAGCTCCGCGTCCTCGTCCGCCCGACTCGGTTCCCCCGACGAGTCCGACCCGTCCGCGTCGGTCGAACGGTCGACCGCGCCCGCCGGCGCGTCGACCCCTCCCGCATCCGGTTCGGTCTCGGCCGTCTCGGTCCCCTCGTCGTCCGAAGGTCCCTCGTCGAGGATCACCGCGTCGTCGGTCCCGGCTCCGGGCTCCTCGTCGAGCGTCACCCCGTCCCCGGCGCCCGCGTCGTCGGCGTCGACGCCCCTCGACGTCGCACCGATGTCCGTGGTCCCCCCGGCGCCACCCGGGACCTCGCTGTCGTCCGGAGTCGCCGCCGATCCCCCCGCAGTCCCGTGGTCGGTTCCGCTCGTCGAAGCGACCCCCCCGGTCGCGCTCGCGGCGGCCTCGTCGGCCAACTGCTCCATCGTCGTCACTTCGGTATTTTCGCTGACGATCTGCGTCTCGCCGCAGCGAGCGCAGGTCTTCACCTCCTTGACGGTCGTGACGACCTCGTCGCCGTCCTCCTCGCGTTCCCGCTGGAGTTCGGGTTCGCCGAAGTCGTGGCCGAGCAGACACCTGAGTCCCATTGTGCCACCCTGCGGTGCCGAGGGTAAAAAACGCCCCGTCGGCGTCCGACGCTCGGCACACGACCGTTCGGAGGCAATGGGGTCGGCTCTTCGCGCGACGCGGCCGACCGTTCGACCGTCGCGACTCGCGGACACAGACTCTTTGTGGATCGGTCGCGTACCGTTCGTCGACATGCCTACCGTATCCTATCAGGGCGAAGAGATCGAGTGCGAGAAGGGAGCCGTGTTGCGCGACGTGCTCAAGGAGGCCGGTCTCTCGGTCTACAACGGCAAGATGGAGCAGCTCAACTGTCGGGGCGCCGGGTCGTGCGGCTCCTGTGCGGTCCAGGTCGACGGCGAGGTGAGCGAGCAGAGTAAAAAGGAGCGCGCCCGCCTCTGGCTCCCGCCGCACCACCCGAACCACGACGTTCGCCTCGCCTGCCAGACGAAAGTCGAGGGCGACGTCGAGGTGACGAAGGGGCGCGGTCTCTTCGGACAGCACATCTGAGCGGGAGCGCCACGGTCGACTCCGCCCGTTTTCTGCTCGAACGCAAGCGGGACGACACCCGTCGTGAGCGGCACGCGTGACGAGCGGCGCACTGGTCGAGAGCAAAATACGACCGCGGCGGACGTGAGCCCGCGACGCGGACGAAAACGTTTGGTACCGTGTGTCAGAGCCGCGTTCGGCGTCAGCCGGACCGACCCACCTTCTCGGATCGGCTTACTGCCGAACGACGTTGGTCGCGCGGGGGCCCTTCTCGGAGGACTCGATGTCGAACTCGAGCTCCTGGCCCTCTTCGAGGTCCGGGCCGCCGACGTCTTCCATGTGGAAGAACACGTCGTCGTCCGCGTCGTCAGTCTCAATAAAGCCGTAGCCGCCAGTGTCGTTGAAGAAATCAACCTTTCCGGTCGCCATTGCGAGCAAAAGAATGCTCCCATCGGTAATAAGGGTTGTGAATGTACAGTTACAGCGGCAGCGAGGCGAAAGCCCACCCGTTCACGGGTGGAATGAAGCTGACCTCGATGTCTCTGACGGTTCGCTCCGACGCCGACGTTTATATTTCCGGCCGCGAAAGCGCCCTGTGTGTCTCACGCACGCCACGCAAGCGGTCCCGGCCTGACGCTCCGCGAGAACGGTCCCGCCCTGCTGGTCCCGGCGGCGTGGGGCGTCGCCGCGGGAGCGGTCCTCGGCGTCGTCTCCGCGCACGCGCTGTTCGTCGCGCACGTCGTCATGAGCGCCCTGCTCGTCGCCTTCGTCGCCGCCTCGTGGCGCGACATGGCGACGGGCGTCCTCCGCGCGTGGAAGTTGGTGATCCTCTCCGGAACGCCGGTCACGCTCGCGGGCGTCGTCGGGTTCCTCGCCCGCGACGGGACCGTGCCGGCGCTCGCGGCCGCTCTCCCGGCGGATGCGTCGCTCGCCGTCGCCTTCTACGGGTGGGCGCTGCTGCCCGTGCCCGCGTTCGTCTACACCGGACTGCGCGACCCGGCGGTCCCGCGCTCGACGGTCCACCACGCCGCGGCCGCGTGTTCGGTCGCCGGTGCTGCCGTCGCCGCGCTCGCGACCTCCGCGACCGGTGTCGTCGCGGGAATCGCGCTCGTCGGCGTCGGCCAGACCGCGGGGATCCTCGCGGCGACCGCGCTGTACTGACGGGGGACCGCCGAGCGCCCCGATCCGGCCCCTCCGCTGCGGTTACTCCGCTCCGCTGCGGCTACTCTGCTCCGACTCCGTCTCACTCTCTCGTTCCGTCGAGCGCTCGCCGGAACGCTCGTCGATGGAACGCGACCGCCTCGTCGCGGTCGACCGGCGGATACCGCGGATTCGTCACCGCGCCCCCGACGTCGACGACGGCGCTCGCGACGGCCGCTGCGCGGTGCGCGCGCCCGACCGGCGGCAGCGAGGTGACCGACTCGTAGCCGTCGCGGAACGCCCGACGGAGCGGCTCTGTCTCTGTCGCCGGCACGTACCAGTCGACGACGAGGTGCTCCGCCTTCGCGACCGACACGCCCGGCGGCGCGGAGAGCGGCGCCTCCCAGTCGAGGACGGCCGTCACCGCGCCGCCCGTGGCGAGCGCGTTCCCGGGAC
This window harbors:
- a CDS encoding ROK family protein, yielding MYYVGVDLGATNVRAVVGDETTAILGSASRDTPRGPNGIAVTEAVLEVVRNACADAGVAPSETVAAGIGSIGPLDLAEGVVQGPANLPDTVERIPLVGPVGRLLDTDEVYLHNDTIAGVIGERFHSERNPDDMVYLTISSGIGAGVAVDGNVLSGWDGNAGEVGHMTVDPHGFMTCGCGLDGHWEGYCSGNNIPRYARELYEEDPIGTCLPVEDPDFSAVDVFEAAGEDTFADHVIDQVAHWNAMGIANIIHAYAPLVVSVGGAVALNNPDRVLDPIREKLPEMVFINVPEVRLTDLGDEVVVKGALASALTGGTGDRSRVESPP
- a CDS encoding PrsW family intramembrane metalloprotease, whose amino-acid sequence is MPSEEDPIASRADDDRDLYDVATWEERTSFDGLSVALYWLLTRSAKAGIVLVALVGLLAILGSFGIGLLFDPAIAVLLGLSVIPALGLAAYVYVSDVTTAEPLSLLVATFLLSILTATFAAVLNGRLRPFFDPLGFPGLVLFFFLIVGPVEESVKLLAVRLYAYTDARFDAVIDGAVYGAIAGLGFVVIENFVYIAQNVDIGELTIGVAALGAGDGIAALRALAGPGHVIYSGFAGYYLGLAKFNPENRGPIIVKGLVLAAAIHALYNTLVGPVTGIASGLFGVPQVLALFGFVLVFQGAFGYVLLRKVRRYRDAYIETRDAVDPDVEPELTEFEQ
- a CDS encoding DUF5611 family protein; the encoded protein is MKQYKMRRGEHLDDRMPDLRGSIEEYFGEVTGTEEYDGHELYVVGDPDNPVFKRIVAGAAEYGSKKDKLAVHFEERPAEEVIAEGDADAAADAVDAKNEFLLEATGRDAKSRRDSLKRKVEDEAPDY
- a CDS encoding DUF402 domain-containing protein, with the protein product MVRVRVRGIYSTALTARLLDAGHEVVDASPPIRRRFDAAFGADPPDVRIETSANRQGVGASGDSDAVDAVREILTDSGRDALAWPDPTPPGAVLDGEVTETLGGGAVVRLRTGEGDEATGAPAGTPEGYLPYGDVDARVETGDSVRVQVRESAAPWTDRRPELSGELRVGGDLVALEPGSGTRVDARSDEAARELSGMLDLLDLEPPAGWRAVWRPPAVDADTESLTAGLDAAVDAAGNLREAAAGSGSVGDDETDGEGLGLLDDRSRLRDAPIAAPDAGVWVWFGRESRFGLDDARRTATATMPGHHRVKAGSADASAGVDLAEALCDPAPDAEFPFAVVSDAFGPREGDALRIDHGKPDGRLIALGEGTVTEVDADGGVTVEREMTGGGTYDGLGVDREAGDVAETSLKEGRWWYPTTYRGRDGTVRGTYVNVCTPVEVFPDAARYVDLHVDVVKRPDGTVERVDDDVLAESVAAGYTPEPLAEKARSVASALENAL
- a CDS encoding universal stress protein, encoding MSIETVVLAVGTEDEEHAERLASEIIAVAEPADAGVVLTHVFDETEFDGIREKLGVDRDGEGSTPDAVAERHATTRAISKALADAGVRYSVRGAVGDLADEVVGTADSLGADRVVVGGRQRSPTGKAVFGSTAQEVMLSAPCPVTFVRDVAE
- a CDS encoding glycoside hydrolase family 97 catalytic domain-containing protein encodes the protein MGALVAAAAYSRDVSADAAQVANDADDAVQTVESPDGSIAVTVDVADGVPTYEVAKDGETYVGPSTVGFDFRNQPAFGASAGGDDGPVTVTGTDRRAATEEWEPVWGAYDEVSADYRSLAVGLSDGETDGDGRRAKLHVRVFDDGVGLRVVLGGGFASNADRAVIASENTGVDFAGDYDAWWIRNEVTNPRFEQEYSETPLSEIPGGTRTTRPTDTPVRTGAHTPLTVDAGDAYLSVHEANLDDYAAATLAPREDDGGTAFATELTPLPDGTKASLELPAATPWRTIQVVDRPGELIESQLVPLLSDPLDGEALPAAAGGEPDTDWIEPRKYVGIWWTMIAGQANWEYKTDDEIAGEGGNPAAYVHGARTERMKRYMRFASENGIDSVLVEGWNEGWDTYPGDGTGFGFGVEDSYPDFDVSEVTDFGAGLPEPVEMTIHNETAGNLPQYESAILDEDVFAGYDETGINSIKNGYVSDPGLGIDGDGASPTHNQHNQLAVNHHRLVIREAAANRQQLEIHEGIKPTGEVRTYPNVANREVVKAQEYDGFGQLGSNVGRDHHVTLPFTRNLAGPVSFQPGIFDITFGDDRGDQIQTTRAKQLAMYPTYLSGLQMAADRIEGYVDEAFEVGEALQAAAGDRDGLVTDDSWRNAFGTNYVAVDPNRAPSGSSVAFTVRNVASAGSYDLHLRYASDAEENAGRVIDAGTPRAMLRVGGETRTIEPSFTDYWDDWQVFTTEVELDAGDNEVAVELDYTEGGDGFEGDVGGFNLNAVAVTESGEPSPVPAEYEGYEPGNENFDAEPAFGFIESVPAAGWDETRVVGSAIGEYLAIARRHGDEWYVGAMTDGDGRAFDVPLDFLAPGKSGGSPGNSGDAPGRGNGDGRGDGNRGNGPGKGNSGNGRGSGRGSGRGSGNGNRNGPGDDSGRSGPKYVAEIYSDAVGTGVDADPTGVRIDEAVVTPSSTLLASLAPSGGTAVRLRPGQGREIKTLPEYERPEQEISIDIAGEADLNEPFITATGSNGAGFVGGTNVEVVVDGDVDAVANVRLPPNATDETVTLGYRISAIDEFDVAVRDPETGETLAAETVTVAPGDLVAALTDPAGDDDGPGEYVYPTDGAFEEGAFDLRSFRVLENETEYLFAFEVENLYAAFGGTFSPHYFVVYLRDPDGDGGRSTELGDLSVTAEFDDDWQYRVAASGFGGSVVDAEGNGLGSPERIADFESGIAIVSVQKSALGGADLVDWEVLPVVGSEDFGAFRDVQVDAGGFVFGGAREGAADNAPRVVDLITPEGVSQADALDYDADTLASLPFTSL